The Besnoitia besnoiti strain Bb-Ger1 chromosome IV, whole genome shotgun sequence genome contains a region encoding:
- a CDS encoding ATPase, AAA family protein (encoded by transcript BESB_054240) gives MDKKRADIRKFFKPKASSDAASKEAQRNDASKPTEPASPGSQRATRRQSMQVLTDGDSPSGTPKKRAAAHPRGKRSRLRRLSSSEDEGCSRHGSASPPSSSKAAAKKSQASCETRPREVKRRCEGDAAGDAARHKDKHTLAASDTTKLSDAQRSQSPFRTEVVDVDEFFANAVEKAVEKAKGGRASARREGEDAGAEEAKGGESTGASAPAKTASQWAKLVKAMEPEKIRQERRRQEAGDAATVRPSDDEADGRGKKSEQARGRDSEEEYVEESEDEESADDYEEDESGDEDIEVKHAKVKKVGSLRKKRGGQASDCALAPASPPASPSKKQIKTESRSHGARDGEGASFTAASGSSEGATGVSKRRLEDSASPSKKKRKNEVKEEGAQALAASTAFAGKTFVFTGVLDAMSREDAVAAVLEHGGRCTSAVLQRPSLALVAGAEWMPPDELAFGEAGVQTATHGKPTSLQKCVCFHDRLGAGGRPRGDVWLQVPQGDAARRASGRGGKKKPGISSLAILTEREFLAMLPAAAGRRLPSSPVAGALSTLTAPAQAKLAATAGAEGDGEPASRPAALKNTDAKNVLWAEKYRPRRAEEFVGNREHLRTLQAWLEDWKDVCLLGKKKKPPQRSFAPSFSPFGFPPTVNLNARAALLSGPPGTGKTTAARLAAEAAGYDVLEYNASDARNKAHIEDIGNMTSGGLTLHSFIDQKNEASHGAPGRNAQRPRGACVLMDEVDGLSGGDRGGAQAIVKLIETSKCPIICICNDRMHSKVRTIASKCLDLRFQAPHAAGLKQRVQDIAAAEKLQLVPQAVDYLCESSGGDLRQIMNSLQMLAFEARTVKNADGLDSDGQPGGDKSAFIVGLKDEQVMFGPFECCKQLLDSHQAAKLSRRQKLDRFFTDYDMLPLLIQENYVESFRQGQQCGSSPTAGTSASPYSYTAKKQFSSANARPGGSTNDAMLTNLVASAACDLVEADVMNCVLRTNQQWGLLPDIGFFCCVSLPSKVEKAQGCLGRVQFPSWLGRNSTQTKHKRLLTELLLVLLNRLQCCSTSSGLKLSGYLDALYRKCVGPLASAGKEDPKLAVEAAMRAMAEYSLTRVMVVENLNSLRLKSQERLYDAVETRVKSSFTRMCNAAAKASSASIVEAKKSRNAKSWAAEEEEGEEGAEEAPGDDDPDAADDDEDPLRDYCIVAAVKRQKSANGSGARAQRGRGGSTAARSSGSQGKAPAGEAARRGRGGRGKGSARGKNT, from the exons ATGGATAAGAAGCGAGCAGACATCCGCAAGTTCTTTAAGCCGAAGGCATCGTCAGATGCGGCCTCAAAGGAGGCACAGAGGAATGACGCCTCCAAGCCGACAGAACCCGCGTCTCCAGgctcgcagagagcgacaagGAGACAATCGATGCAGGTCCTCACAGACGGCGACTCGCCCTCGGGCACTCCAAAGAAGCG cgcggcagcccacccgcgcggcaagcgcagccggctgcgccgcctgagtTCGTCGGAGGACGAGGGGTGTTCGCGCCACGGCTCCGCATCGCCGCCCTCTTCatcgaaggccgcggcgaagaagagccaGGCAAGCTgcgagacgaggccgcgcgaggtcAAGAGGCGatgcgagggagacgcggcgggagacgccgcgcggcatAAGGACAAGCACACcctggcggcgagcgacacCACGAAGctcagcgacgcgcagagaagccaGTCACCTTTCCGCACGGAGGTCGTGGACGTCGATGAATTTTTTGCGAACGCCGTGGAGAAGGCGGTGGAGAAAGCGAAGGGCGggcgggcgtctgcgcggcgcgaaggcgaagacgcgggcgcggaggaggcgaagggcggcgagTCAACGGGAGCGAGCGCGCCCGCCAAGACGGCCAGCCAGTGGGCGAAGCTCGTGAAGGCCATGGAGCCCGAGAAGATCCGCcaggagcggcggagacaagaagccggagacgccgcgacggtCCGCCCCTCAGACGACGAAGCAGACGGGcgcgggaagaagagcgagcaagcgcgggggcgggacagcgaggaagaatacgtggaggagagcgaagacgaagagagtgCAGATGAttacgaggaagacgagagtgGAGACGAGGACATCGAGGTGAAACACGCCAAGGTGAAGAAGGTGGGAAGCCTTCGCAAGAAACGTGGCGGCCAGGCCTCGGACTGCGCACTCGCcccagcgtcgccgccggcgtctccctcgaaAAAACAAATCAAGACGGAGAGTAGGAGCCACGGGGCGAGGGACGGTGAAGGCGCTTCTTTCACAGCTGCGTCTGGCAGCTCGGAAGGCGCGACTGGCGTCTCGAAGAGGCGTCTCGAGgactcggcgtcgccctcgaagaaaaagcgaaagaaCGAGGTGAAGGAAGAAGGGGCCCAGGCTCTGGCCGCAAGCACTGCCTTTGCTGGAAAAACGTTCGTCTTCACAGGCGTCCTCGACGCGATgagccgcgaagacgccgtcgctgctgtccTCGAAcacggcggccgctgcaccTCCGCG GTTCTGCAGAGGCCCTCGCTGGCCCTCGTGGCTGGCGCGGAATGGATGCCTCCAGACGAACTGGCTTTCGGCGAAGCAGGCGTGCAGACCGCTACACACGGCAAGCCCACATCCTTGCAGAAATGTGTTTGTTTCCACGACAG GCTCGGTGCTGGAGGACGGCCGAGAGGTGACGTCTGGCTCCAAGTACCGCAAGGCGATGCAGCTCGTCGAGcaagcggccgcggggggaagaagaagccagGGATTTCGTCGCTGGCGATTTTGACGGAACGAGAATTCCTCGCGAtgctgccggcggctgcgggccGAAGActcccctcctcgcccgtgGCGGGGGCGCTGAGTACCCTGACCGCCCCCGCGCAGGCCAAGCTCGCCGCCACCGctggcgcagaaggcgacggagagccgGCAAGTCGCCCTGCTGCCCTGAAGAACACCGACGCAAAAAACGTCTTGTGGGCCGAAAAAtacaggccgcggcgcgcggaggagttcGTCGGAAACCGCGAGCACTTGCGGACGCTCCAGGCCTGGCTCGAGGACTGGAAAGACGTCTGCCTGCTCG gaaagaagaagaagccacCGCAGCGGAGCTTCGCGCcgtccttctctccctttgGCTTTCCA CCGACCGTCAACCTCAATGCCCGCGCAGCTCTTCTCAGCGGCCCTCCAGGCACCGGCAaaacgacggcggcgcgcctcgcggccgaggCTGCAGGCTACGATGTGCTCGAATACAACGCGTCGGATGCTCGCAACAAAGCGCATATCGAAG ATATTGGAAATATGACCTCTGGCGGCCTGACGCTTCACTCGTTCATCGACCAAAAGAATGAAGCGTCCCATGGGGCACCAG GAAGGAACGcacagcgaccgcgaggcgcatGCGTTCTCATGGACGAAGTTGACGGTCTGAGTGGAGGcgatcgcggcggcgctcaggCCATCGTGAAGCTCATCGAGACGAGCAAGTGCCCCATCATCTGCATTTGTAACGATCGTATGCATTCCAAG GTGCGGACGATCGCCTCCAAGTGCTTGGATCTTCGCTTTCAAGCTCCCCATGCGGCAGGCCTCAAGCAGCGCGTGCAAGATATCGCGGCAGCGGAAAAGCTCCAGCTGGTGCCCCAGGCCGTCGACTACTTGTGTGAATCTAGCG GTGGCGATCTGCGGCAGATCATGAACTCGCTTCAGATGCTGGCGTTCGAAGCTCGGACCGTGAAGAATGCTGACGGACTGGACTCAGACGGCCAGCCTGGCGGCGACAAATCGGCGTTCATCGTGGGCCTTAAGGATGAACAG GTGATGTTCGGCCCGTTCGAGTGCTGCAAGCAACTGCTGGACAGCCACCAAGCCGCGAAGCTGTCTCGGCGGCAGAAGCTCGACAGATTCTTCACGGACTACGACATGCTTCCGCTCCTCATTCAG GAGAATTACGTTGAGTCCTTCCGCCAGGGTCAGCAATGCGGGTCGTCCCCCACCGCGGGAACCTCCGCGAGTCCCTACTCGTATACGGCAAAGAAGCAATTCTCTTCTGCAAACGCGCGTCCTGGGGGGTCCACGAACGATGCGATGCTAACAAACCtggtcgcctccgctgcatgTGACCTCGTTGAAGCAGATGTTATGAACTGCGTGCTGAGGACG AACCAACAGTGGGGACTGCTTCCGGACATCGGCTTCTTCTGCTGTGTCTCCCTGCCTTCCAAA GTCGAGAAGGCTCAGGGCTGTCTGGGTCGCGTTCAATTCCCTTCTTGGTTGGGCCGCAACagcacgcagacgaagcacaAGCGCCTGCTGACCGAGCTGCTTCTCGTGCTTCTCAACCGTCTTCAGTGCTGCAGCACAAGCAGCGGCCTGAAACTTTCGGGCTACCTCGATGCGCTCTACAGAAAG TGCGTCGGTCCCTTAGCGAGCGCGGGCAAAGAGGACCCCAAACTAGCGGTGGAAGCTGCGATGCGGGCCATGGCGGAGTATTCCCTCACGCGAGTGATGGTGGTTGAGAATCTTAACTCCCTGCGCCTGAAAAGCCAA GAGCGGCTGTATGACGCGGTCGAAACCCGTGTTAAGAGCAGCTTTACTCGCATGTGCAACGCTGCAGCCAA GGCATCGTCTGCCTCTATCGTGGAGGCCAAAAAGAGCAGGAACGCCAAGAGTtgggcggcggaagaa gaagaaggcgaggaaggcgcggaagaagcccCTGGTGACGATGACCCTGATGCCGCGGACGATGACGAAGATCCCCTCCGCGACTACTGCATTGTTGCGGCCGTCAAGAGGCAAAAGAGTGCGAATGGCTCCGGAGCGAGAGctcagcgaggccgcggaggctcaACCGCTGCAAGGTCCTCGGGGAGCCAGGGAAAAGCTCCTGCaggggaggccgcgcgccgaggcaggggcggtcgcggcaaAGGGTCGGCTCGTGGCAAGAACACGTAG
- a CDS encoding hypothetical protein (encoded by transcript BESB_054250) gives MASSRDPSLGLSARGLPGGQPASSGAFSSSLAPGSQSVLQTVADFERVATAALSTSASERTQAEALLLVFQQQSIASIDLCMAVLEQSQDPASLSVAVVMLRNGALSQWCRRQLAYEGSAKASAGDLNAKEMLGPLAEFEAKIVLLIQAMLRLLQAHAVLQQTDPVKAAQYRVSDRQMTYALAVLLKKGLASGTRETRDVLRQLLVGVLAEMRTLLLPATVVAPQGRAGVAEGTSVLEALAASQESPHASSLVLRLSVLMEVSREVGSSQLSLLQLSTQQHVECKKQYEREILLPLVDLDLSLLNLLLKDQQGPAAQRRGPPDAAKQRDSLLATVVGILELLMDWNFGQVFLRFVTTSDVSFAPTADWLPVFFPSSSASAELQKSRLETCVLPPGPAQERPNLFALILGLYRYLSARRNEDPSLFKVGRLILMRLTRFRAHRMVEALFGAGGAKPAFSAAASGDPRAIPSLAAALGATRKDASATSPGISRSCSGPIGRSKKQQVTALVYVPLLNVLLDLLEKSPFLNSPLAGGAVNAAIAAALPTVSIAESPLELTEDDTENLEEVQDLCLALYNLAECNEAIPEYLMDGVANKALPLFVRVSTSLVSVILRSGLNAASQHSRGEWEEGIEAAVGSLEVFLRSWSVWADKLHQQVLQPLKPSAASPENGGAEPGIKERPWWPAFENAVNFVISVFIGQGLSICCHKETDVAATPDANDPRGAASSFARALVGGAGGSPLDDFLRCFAVLGRTFLVHSLQQTFQKFVVLKDQVTAVRRQQAAAGTTDDAVLLAQQKRGENLLDELNFTLLLTQQLITISVSGEGKGQKLVPPPQVLKDEETQRQVIQVCGQVFSLLQGEITLLKEHQVRSFPLHFLGVSPTILESGVNILSAISAAYLLRSRFNQPMLADFILPEKGQEAMNVIVQIVAELLHLLPHEESLTLCCTRTLQILSSVSNPTVAYLWESPAFQALLTASLESCATLLPSTLPSRSNSTLGGEAKAADGQPLASYPSFCSTRQRLAPLQQLTQRTMMRLYSSFSSSTAMNEHLWGLAKMHVAQQTLERSGTLLANEVVVTRQQQLLAKCEPLKENLRRLAANAADTHPRIFHALGSSLSMAIGLLDGCTPQSISAWIVWLRDALDAVFAIASKYLQYPHILHNALKFFLQLIKRGYNCFDQTAAVSLFTQYKALIQQVGNHYATLVVGSQEEDSIFGNLKQSYKVFQLLAANSKDTSSFSWIVEMLVACMQTLQPMTAKLRPREQPKVAVPLLMCLQVLAEEDSKKFLALTRDTDVKVLMHVLRESVMTESGRIRQPAYEILHAFCRYLTALQVGQQVVDFSLERPEGRPDPFASPAPGDTVGTLFTHLAQLSLGLLAHALSSPLSNADLDFFSDCIFDLFFMVGLRAYALHGLLANFTQLYAANLAAGSAGALSAGSPAGAMANSVVLPSAVLETRLGSLMQTIIQGEKELVGVQYSNQSGAAGQPAADTPAAVSTFLEAGSSSLIKYQRQQHAFRDLFKYFVVECASPAAAGIGDSSARK, from the exons atggcgtcttctcgcgaTCCGTCCCTCGGGCTCTCCGCCAGGGGCTTGCCGGGCGGGCAGCCTGCCTCGTCGGGGGCATTCTCTTCTTCACTCGCTCCCGGGTCGCAGTCGGTGCTTCAGACTGTCGCGGACTTTGAGCGCGTCGCCACTGCGGCGCTGAGCACTAGCGCTAGCGAACGCACTCAGGccgaggcgcttctgctggTCTTCCAGCAGCAAAGCATCGCCTCGATCGACCTCTGCATGGCGGTTCTCGAACAGAGCCAAGAtccggcctcgctctccgtcgccgtcgtcatGCTCAGAAATGGAG CGTTGAGCCAGTGGTGTAGGCGGCAGCTGGCGTACGAgggcagcgcgaaggcgtccGCGGGGGACCTGAATGCGAAGGAGATGCTAGGCCCGCTGGCAGAGTTCGAGGCGAAGATCGTGCTTCTGATTCAAGCGATGCTGCGGCTCCTCCAGGCACACGCAGTGCTCCAGCAGACCGACCCGgtgaaggcggcgcagtACC GCGTCTCCGACAGACAGATGACCTACGCGCTCGCAGTGCTGCTCAAAAAGGGTCTCGCAAGCGgcacgcgggagacgcgcgacgtTCTGCGTCAGCTCCTGGTCGGTGTCCTCGCGGAGATGCGCACGCTGCTCCTTCCTGCAACGGTTGTCGCGCCTCAG GGCCGAGCTGGCGTGGCGGAGGGCACGTCGGtgctggaggcgctggcggccagCCAAGAgtcgccgcacgcgtcgAGTCTGGTGCTGCGTCTGTCGGTGCTGATGGAAGTCTCGCGCGAAGTCGGCTCTTcgcagctgtcgctgctccagctgagcacgcagcagcacgtcGAGTGCAAGAAGCAGTACGAGCGGGAAATTCTGCTGCCCCTTGTCGATCTCGACCTCTCTCTGCTCAACTTGCTGCTGAAGGATCAACAGGgtccggcggcgcagcgacgggGGCCCCCGGATGCTGCCAAGCAACGCGACAGTCTATTAG CGACCGTGGTAGGGATCTTGGAGTTGTTGATGGATTGGAACTTTGGTCAAGTTTTCCTGCGATTCGTGACGACGAGCGACGTTTCGttcgcgccgacggcggacTGGCTTCCTGTCTTtttcccttcttcttctgcctccgcggagcTGCAAAAGTCGCGGCTGGAAACCTGTGTGCTGCCGCCGGGGCCTGCGCAGGAGCGGCCGAATCTGTTTGCGCTCATTCTCGGCCTATATCGCTACCTGAGTGCGCGCCGGAACGAAGACCCCTCGCTGTTCAAGGTGGGTCGCCTGATTCTCATGCGCCTCacgcgcttccgcgcccACCGCATGGTCGAGGCGCTTTttggcgccggcggcgcgaagcccgccttctcggcggctgcctctgGAGATCCGCGCGCGATCccttcgctggcggcggcgctcggcgccacgcgcaaggacgcctccgccaccTCCCCGGGTATCAGCCGCAGCTGTTCAGGGCCGATCGGCCGCAGCAAGAAGCAGCAGGTGACCGCGCTCGTCTACGTGCCCCTGCTGAACGTCCTTCTTGACCTCCTCGAGAAGAGTCCCTTCCTCaactcgcctctcgcgggcggcgccgtcaacgcggcgatcgccgcggccttGCCCACGGTCTCTATCGCAGAAAGTCCTCTCGAGTTGACTGAAGACGACACAGAAAACCTCGAGGAGGTTCAGGATCTCTGCCTTGCTTTGTACAACCTTGCAG AGTGCAACGAAGCAATTCCGGAGTACCTCATGGACGGCGTGGCGAACAAGGCGCTGCCTCTGTTTGTCAG AGTTTCGACGTCACTTGTGAGCGTGATTCTCCGGTCGGGCCTGAACGCGGCGAGTCAGCATTCGCGCGGCGAGTGGGAGGAGGGCATTGAGGCCGCCGTGGGCTCTCTTGAGGTGTTTCTTCGGTCGTGGAGCGTGTGGGCTGACAAGCTGCACCAGCAGGTCCTTCAGCCTCTAAagccttccgcggcttcgccagAAAACGGGGGCGCAGAGCCTGGAATCAAAGAGAGACCTTGGTGGCCTGCGTTTGAAAACGCAGTCAATTTTGTGATTAGTGTCTTCATTGGACA AGGTTTATCCATCTGCTGTCACAAGGAGACGGATGTTGCGGCGACCCCCGATGCGAACgaccctcgcggcgctgcgtcgtcattcgcgcgggcgctcgtcggcggcgcaggcgggtcGCCATTGGATGATTTTTTGCGTTGCTTTGCTGTCCTCGGCCGGACTTTCTTAGTGcactcgctgcagcagacatTCCAGAAGTTCGTTGTTTTGAAGGATCAGGTGACTGCAGTCCGGCGCCAgcaggccgcagccggcACGACGGACGACGCCGTGCTCCTGGCGCAGCAGAAACGCGGAGAGAATCTTCTGGACGAGCTGAATTTCACGCTCCTGCTCACTCAGCAGCTTATCACCATCTCCGTGTCGGGCGAAGGAAAGGGCCAGAAGCtcgtgccgccgcctcaggtCCTcaaggacgaagagacgcagagacag GTGATTCAAGTGTGTGGGCAGGTCTTTTCGCTGTTGCAAGGAGAGATCACTCTGCTGAAGGAGCATCAAGTCCGGTCCTTCCCGCTGCACTTCCTCGGAGTCTCTCCGACGATTCTCGAGAGCGGTGTCAACATTCTCTCGGCAATCAGCGCCGCCTACCTCCTTCGCTCGCGGTTTAACCAGCCGATGCTGGCGGACTTCATTCTTCCAG AAAAGGGTCAAGAAGCGATGAACGTGATCGTTCAGATCGTCGCTGAACTCCTCCATCTTCTTCCACACGAGGAGTCGCTTACGCTCTGCTGCACGCGCACCCTCCAGAT CCTCTCGTCTGTCTCGAATCCTACGGTGGCGTACTTGTGGGAGAGCCCCGCGTTCCAGGCGCTCCTGACGGCTTCTCTGgagagctgcgcgacgctgctgccttcgacgctgccgtcgcggTCGAATTCGACGctgggaggcgaggcgaaggctgcggACGGGCAACCACTGGCGTCATACCCTTCGTTTTGTTCGactcggcagcgcctcgcgcccctccAGCAGCTCACGCAGCGCACCATGATGCGGCTCTACAGCTCCTTTTCCTCGTCTACGGCGATGAACGAACACCTCTGGGGTCTCGCGAAGATGCACGTGGCGCAGCAAACACTCGAACGCTCCGGCACGCTGCTCGCCAACGAGGTCGTTGTcacgcgccagcagcagctcctcgctAAGTGCGAACCCCTCAAAG AGAatcttcgccgtctcgcggcAAACGCTGCAGACACCCACCCGCGCATTTTCCACGCG CTCGGCAGCTCGCTTTCGATGGCGATCGGCCTCCTGGACGGGTGCACTCCGCAGAGTATCAGCGCGTGGATTGTTTGGCTGAGAGATGCGCTCGACGCCGTCTTCGCGATTGCTAGCAAATACCTCCAGTATCCTCACATTCTACACAA TGCACTGAAGTTTTTCCTTCAGCTCATCAAGCGGGGTTACAACTGCTTTGACCAGACGGccgctgtgtctctcttcacGCAGTATAAGGCGCTGATTCAGCAAGTCGGC AATCACTACGCGACTCTAGTGGTCGGCAGCCAGGAGGAGGACAGCATCTTTGGCAATCTCAAACAGAGCTACAA AGTTTTCCAGCTTCTCGCGGCGAACAGCAAGGACACTTCCTCCTTCAGCTG gaTCGTTGAGATGctcgtcgcctgcatgcagaccTTGCAGCCTATGACAGCGAAGCTCAGGCCGCGCGAACAGCCGAA GGTGGCGGTACCTCTCCTCATGTGTCTGCAAGTTCTGGCGGAAGAAGATTCGAAGAAATTCCTCGCTCTCACTCGAGACACCGACGTTAAAGTCTTGATGCACGTG ctgcgcgagtcGGTGATGACGGAGAGTGGGCGTATTCGGCAGCCGGCGTACGAGATTTTGCATGCGTTTTGTCGGTATTTGACGGCGCTCCAAGTTGGGCAGCAGGTAGTGGATTTCTCGCTCGAGAGACCGGAGGGGCGCCCAGACCccttcgcgtctccggcCCCCGGAGACACTGTGGGGACGCTATTTACGCACCTGGCGCAGTTATCTCTGGGGCttctcgcgcatgcgctcagCAGCCCGCTGTCGAACGCAGATCTCGACTTCTTCTCGGACTGCATCTTCGACCTCTTCTTCATGgtcggtctccgcgcgtACGCGCTCCACGGGCTGCTCGCCAACTTCACGCAGCTGTATGCAGCCAATCTAGCGGCGGGGAGCGCAGGAGCGCTGAGCGCTGGAAGCCCTGCGGGCGCGATGGCGAACTCGGTTGTCTTGCCATCGGCTGTTCTGGAGACTCGGCTAGGCAGCCTCATGCAGACGATTATCCAAGGTGAAAAGGAGCTTGTCGGCGTACAGTACAGCAACcaaagcggcgccgcgggccaGCCGGCAGCAGACACACCCGCAGCGGTTTCGACGTTCCTCGAGGCTGGATCGTCCAGCCTCATCAAATaccagaggcagcagcacgcgTTCCGTGACCTCTTCAAATACTTCGTCGTCGaatgcgcgtcgcctgccgcggccggcaTTGGCGATTCTTCAGCTCGGAAGTAA